TCATACTCGTACTCCAGTCTAATTCTTCGTAATAGAGAAAAAATATCTCTGGCATCATTCCTACTTTTTCAATGACTTCCCGCTTTATCATCATGGCGGCACCATGCAGGTAAGGAGTGGGGTGGGGAGTGTCGAATGTACCATCATCCGGACAGTCGAATCCCAGCATATTGTTACGTAGTGTGATTTGTGATAAAGGGGTGAAGCCGGCAAACTGTATGTGTTGCGGTGGAAATGCGAAACGTATCTTAGGTGATACTCCTCCTATTTCCGGACGACTTTCCAGTCGTTCTATTAAATATGCGATATTGTCTGACTCAATGTAGGTGTCATTATTAATAAGGAATATATATTTGCCTTTTGCTGCCCGGATGCCTATGTTATTACCACCAGAAAAACCACTATTTTCATTGCTGCGGATAGCAATGACGGAGGGATACAGGTTGTGTATTTGGGTTGCTTCGTCTTCGCGTGAGGCATTGTCAACAACAATGATTTCGTAGCTCACAGAGTGTATCTTGCTTTGCAAGGACTCTATCAACTCACAGGTGTCTTTGAATCCGTTATAGCAGATTGTTATAAATGATATGTCCGGAGTATTGTTTGTCATTTTTGTTCGTTGAATTCTTGGGTGGATATTAAATCTTCTTCTGTTACTGTTTCTTCTTCCGCTTTCTTTTCGCTGATACGTTTGTCAATATGTGGAGCAGCAAAACAGAGTGCGAATCCTATATATACAGTCAATTGATTAGGGTATTGCATTACGTCGTTGACATAAGCGGCTATGAAAAAACCTGCGTCCATGCATATCCATGCTGCTATTAATCCGCGTAAACTTTTATTGCGTACTTTAAACATTAATATCCATGAACACCACGCAAAGAGGACACCATGAATGGCA
The Bacteroides luhongzhouii DNA segment above includes these coding regions:
- a CDS encoding glycosyltransferase family 2 protein — translated: MTNNTPDISFITICYNGFKDTCELIESLQSKIHSVSYEIIVVDNASREDEATQIHNLYPSVIAIRSNENSGFSGGNNIGIRAAKGKYIFLINNDTYIESDNIAYLIERLESRPEIGGVSPKIRFAFPPQHIQFAGFTPLSQITLRNNMLGFDCPDDGTFDTPHPTPYLHGAAMMIKREVIEKVGMMPEIFFLYYEELDWSTSMTRAGYELWYDPRCTVFHKESQSTGQLSKLRTYFLTRNRLFYARRNLKGWNRIASVLYQSTIAAAKNSLVYVLKRRLDLSAAVFYGVNSGLFRSSSEKKSTILPKKGGTPLSELSEKQTTTV